In Mixta intestinalis, the following are encoded in one genomic region:
- the udk gene encoding uridine kinase — translation MTDKSHQCVIVGIAGASASGKSLIASTLYREIRDQVGDEHIGVIPEDSYYKDQSHLTMEERVKTNYDHPSAMDHDLLLQHLRALKLGQHIDLPVYSYVEHTRTQQTVQLAPKKVIILEGILLLTDARLREEMNFSIFVDTPLDICLMRRMKRDVNERGRSMDSVMAQYQKTVRPMFLQFIEPSKQYADIIVPRGGKNRIAIDILKAKINQFFE, via the coding sequence ATGACTGACAAGTCTCATCAATGCGTCATTGTAGGTATCGCAGGCGCATCTGCATCAGGAAAAAGTTTAATTGCCAGCACGCTGTATCGCGAGATTCGCGACCAGGTCGGCGATGAACATATTGGCGTGATTCCTGAGGACAGTTACTACAAAGACCAAAGCCATCTCACTATGGAAGAGCGGGTTAAAACTAACTATGACCACCCCAGCGCGATGGATCACGATTTGCTGTTACAGCATCTGCGGGCGTTAAAATTGGGGCAGCATATCGATCTGCCGGTTTACAGCTACGTTGAGCATACGCGCACTCAGCAGACGGTACAGCTGGCACCGAAGAAAGTCATTATTCTGGAAGGCATCCTGTTATTAACCGATGCACGCCTGCGCGAAGAGATGAACTTCTCTATTTTTGTCGATACGCCGCTGGATATCTGTTTGATGCGTCGTATGAAACGCGACGTTAATGAACGTGGACGGTCGATGGATTCGGTCATGGCGCAGTATCAGAAAACCGTGCGTCCGATGTTTTTGCAGTTTATCGAACCTTCAAAACAGTATGCCGATATCATCGTGCCGCGCGGCGGCAAAAACCGCATCGCCATTGATATTCTGAAAGCCAAGATCAATCAGTTTTTTGAATAA
- a CDS encoding diguanylate cyclase domain-containing protein, whose protein sequence is MTTDTFSPAYNDASIFRPALLLGLLCFFASLFCLALMALDNRISPLWYATAIMTAVVFRQRSTSLVILLTACLLGTLGANALFLGLRWPPLAWSVINLLQSIVGGWLLRRLLRADAPLDSLFSWCKMAVATGILTPLLGGLMALWWQHVSGGVPGLHFFGTWVLSEVIGMLTLGPICLLWQSRYFQRITQQALLEMLLTLAASLLLCCLALRFLPWPFTFVIVILFWVAVRLPRLEAFFIFFANVSLMSLMLAFHLIELHTANPYFMITAPWLPFLLVLIPSHIMTMVMYAFQEEKKHISASEAENQRLMERITLANEAGGIGVWEWDVTRNQMSWDKRMFAIYELDDSDRPTYGFWLNRLHPDDRTLAKEAVRRTLEENQPFILECRIVTRLGIRYIRSQANMLFNADGKATRMLGINQDVTELRQLNDALYQEKERMLITLDAIGEAVISIDEELRVNFMNPVAEQMSGWTQEQAEGKPISTILRITHGAHGVEIENILRCNLPNATTVTELDRDLILHNASGEQFAIHYSMTPLKTLEGKNIGSVLVIQDVSESREILKRLHYSASHDTLTRLPNRASFEHQLKRLLLSAAEKQQHALAFIDLDRFKAVNDSAGHAAGDALLRELAELMSHQLRGSDFLARLGGDEFGLLLPDCPLQDAQQAVQRIVNAINDYRFLWEGKLHRIGASAGLTTINVHNCQSSEVLAQADLACYNAKHNGRGQLSVYETRLQREQQVALSHADIVRLIAQPIRWQAWAVSAPHKPQSANFHLLQARILDAQDHEVDVEAFRASLTDAALRQQLDEALLNSFFNQCAAGVARKALNVVLPLAAESLLDPQQLDRLLDRLDNSPLHGDLLIVSLETSMLLNHAHHLFPVLLRLRQQGCRIMSRHFGRNLDAFDRLPQDAIDFLQMAPDLIANVHCNLMDEMLVSIIHGQAQRLRIATVAGPVDLPVALSTLGSIGVDAVWGGGG, encoded by the coding sequence ATGACTACCGATACCTTTTCGCCCGCGTACAACGACGCCTCCATTTTCAGGCCCGCTTTATTGCTGGGCCTGCTCTGCTTTTTTGCCTCGCTATTTTGCCTGGCGTTGATGGCGCTCGATAACAGAATTTCCCCGCTCTGGTATGCCACCGCCATCATGACGGCGGTAGTCTTTCGCCAGCGGTCTACTTCTCTTGTGATCCTGCTCACCGCCTGCCTGCTCGGCACGCTGGGTGCCAACGCCCTCTTTCTCGGTCTGCGCTGGCCGCCGCTCGCCTGGTCCGTAATTAATCTGCTGCAAAGTATCGTGGGCGGATGGCTACTGCGCAGGCTATTGCGCGCGGATGCGCCGCTCGACTCGTTGTTCAGCTGGTGCAAAATGGCGGTAGCAACCGGCATCCTGACGCCGCTGCTGGGCGGGCTGATGGCACTCTGGTGGCAACACGTTAGCGGCGGCGTGCCCGGCCTGCATTTTTTTGGCACCTGGGTGCTTTCAGAGGTTATCGGGATGCTGACGCTGGGGCCGATTTGCCTGCTGTGGCAATCGCGTTACTTCCAGCGGATTACGCAGCAGGCGTTGCTGGAGATGCTGTTGACGCTGGCAGCCTCGCTGCTGCTGTGCTGCCTGGCACTGCGCTTTTTACCCTGGCCCTTTACTTTTGTGATTGTAATCTTGTTCTGGGTAGCCGTACGCCTGCCGCGGCTGGAGGCATTTTTCATTTTTTTCGCCAACGTTTCGCTGATGTCGCTAATGCTGGCGTTTCACCTGATCGAACTGCACACCGCTAATCCCTACTTTATGATTACCGCGCCCTGGCTGCCGTTTCTGCTGGTCCTGATCCCCAGCCATATTATGACCATGGTGATGTACGCTTTTCAGGAGGAAAAAAAACATATCAGCGCCAGCGAGGCGGAGAATCAGCGCCTGATGGAGCGGATTACGCTGGCTAACGAGGCGGGGGGAATAGGCGTCTGGGAGTGGGATGTCACACGTAACCAGATGAGCTGGGACAAGCGCATGTTTGCCATTTATGAGCTGGACGACAGCGATCGCCCTACCTATGGATTCTGGTTAAATCGCCTCCACCCTGACGATCGCACTCTGGCAAAGGAGGCGGTGCGCCGCACGCTCGAAGAGAACCAACCTTTTATTCTGGAATGTCGTATCGTTACCCGTCTCGGCATCCGCTATATCCGGTCACAGGCGAATATGTTGTTTAACGCCGATGGCAAAGCAACACGTATGTTAGGAATTAATCAGGATGTTACCGAACTGCGCCAGCTTAATGACGCGCTCTATCAGGAAAAAGAGCGGATGCTGATTACGCTGGATGCCATTGGCGAAGCGGTTATCAGCATTGATGAAGAGCTGCGCGTCAACTTTATGAACCCAGTTGCCGAACAAATGAGCGGCTGGACGCAGGAGCAGGCGGAAGGTAAACCCATCAGTACGATACTGCGTATTACTCACGGTGCCCACGGTGTAGAAATAGAGAATATTCTGCGCTGCAATCTGCCCAATGCGACCACTGTGACTGAACTTGACCGCGATCTTATTCTGCATAACGCCTCTGGCGAACAGTTTGCCATTCATTACAGCATGACGCCGCTGAAAACGCTGGAAGGGAAAAATATCGGCAGCGTACTGGTGATTCAGGACGTCAGCGAATCACGAGAAATCCTGAAGCGGCTGCACTATAGCGCCTCTCACGACACGCTGACGCGGCTGCCGAACCGGGCCAGCTTTGAGCATCAGCTAAAGCGGCTATTACTTTCAGCGGCGGAAAAACAGCAGCATGCACTGGCGTTTATCGATCTCGATCGCTTTAAAGCGGTTAACGACAGCGCCGGACATGCTGCGGGCGATGCGCTGCTGCGCGAACTGGCAGAACTGATGAGCCACCAGCTGCGCGGCAGCGATTTTCTGGCACGCCTCGGCGGTGATGAGTTTGGCCTGCTGCTGCCCGACTGTCCGTTGCAGGATGCGCAACAGGCGGTACAGCGCATCGTCAACGCCATCAACGATTATCGTTTTCTTTGGGAAGGAAAACTGCATCGTATCGGTGCCAGCGCAGGGCTCACCACGATTAACGTACACAACTGCCAAAGCAGCGAAGTGCTGGCGCAGGCCGATCTCGCCTGCTACAACGCCAAACACAACGGACGCGGTCAGCTGTCGGTATATGAAACTCGCCTGCAACGCGAGCAGCAGGTTGCGCTATCGCATGCGGATATCGTCAGGCTGATTGCGCAGCCGATACGCTGGCAAGCCTGGGCGGTATCCGCGCCGCATAAGCCACAGTCGGCAAATTTCCATCTGCTACAGGCGCGCATTCTTGATGCGCAGGATCATGAGGTAGATGTCGAAGCGTTTCGCGCCAGCCTGACGGACGCCGCGCTGCGTCAGCAGCTGGACGAGGCGCTGCTCAACAGCTTTTTTAACCAGTGCGCCGCAGGCGTCGCCCGTAAAGCGCTGAACGTGGTGCTGCCGCTGGCGGCGGAAAGCCTGCTGGATCCGCAACAGTTGGATCGGTTGCTCGATCGCTTAGACAATAGTCCGTTACATGGCGATTTGCTGATCGTAAGCCTGGAAACCTCTATGTTGCTAAACCATGCTCACCATCTGTTTCCGGTGCTGCTACGCCTGCGCCAGCAGGGTTGCCGCATTATGTCGCGTCACTTTGGGCGTAATCTGGACGCTTTCGATCGTCTGCCGCAGGATGCGATCGATTTTCTGCAAATGGCACCCGATTTGATCGCCAATGTACATTGCAATCTGATGGACGAGATGCTGGTTTCCATTATCCACGGCCAGGCTCAGCGGCTGCGTATCGCTACCGTTGCCGGACCGGTAGATCTGCCGGTAGCGTTATCCACGCTGGGCAGTATTGGCGTGGATGCGGTCTGGGGGGGCGGCGGTTAA
- a CDS encoding phosphatase PAP2 family protein yields the protein MSWRTITYFGDSMLLIPTAILIALILPWKSDDRRTIWCWILAFGLAGLIVSVSKILFMGFGIGSARFNFTGFSGHSAMSATLWPVMLWLLSGRLPAFWRGVAVTIGYMVPLLVGASRLVLHAHSKSEVAAGLLLGFTLSTLFLISQRHTQLKGFSLPQLSAALVLPLIIMGHGRIATTQNFLEHLSADIAGLEKPWTRADLLKQREAGYQSFE from the coding sequence ATGTCCTGGAGAACGATTACCTATTTTGGCGACAGCATGTTGCTGATCCCCACAGCAATCCTTATCGCGTTAATTCTGCCGTGGAAAAGCGATGACCGCCGTACGATATGGTGCTGGATACTGGCCTTCGGTCTGGCTGGCCTGATTGTCAGCGTGTCGAAAATTTTATTTATGGGATTCGGTATCGGCAGCGCACGTTTCAATTTCACCGGCTTCAGCGGCCACAGCGCAATGTCGGCCACGCTCTGGCCCGTCATGTTGTGGCTGCTGTCAGGTCGTTTACCGGCTTTCTGGCGCGGCGTGGCAGTGACTATTGGTTACATGGTGCCGTTGCTGGTAGGCGCATCGCGCCTGGTTCTGCATGCGCATTCAAAAAGCGAGGTGGCTGCCGGGCTGCTGCTGGGCTTTACCCTCAGCACGCTGTTCCTGATATCACAGCGGCATACGCAGCTGAAAGGTTTCTCTTTGCCACAGCTTAGCGCGGCACTGGTTCTGCCGCTGATCATTATGGGCCACGGACGCATCGCAACAACGCAAAATTTTCTTGAACACCTGTCTGCCGATATTGCCGGGCTGGAGAAGCCCTGGACGCGTGCCGACCTGTTAAAACAGCGAGAGGCCGGTTATCAATCCTTTGAATAG
- the dcd gene encoding dCTP deaminase, translated as MRLCDRDIEAWLDNGKLVISPRPPVERINGATVDVRLGNQFRTFRGHTAAYIDLSGPKHEVSAALDRVMSDEIVLPEGEAFFLHPGELALAVTLESVTLPDDLVGWLDGRSSLARLGLMVHVTAHRIDPGWQGRIVLEFYNSGKLPLALRPGMLIGALSFEPLSGPAARPYNRREDAKYKGQQGAVASRIDKD; from the coding sequence ATGAGATTATGCGATCGCGATATTGAAGCCTGGCTCGATAACGGCAAGTTGGTTATTTCGCCGCGTCCGCCGGTGGAACGGATTAACGGCGCGACCGTTGACGTGCGGCTCGGTAACCAGTTCCGTACTTTTCGCGGCCATACCGCCGCCTATATCGATTTGAGCGGCCCGAAGCATGAAGTAAGCGCGGCGCTCGATCGGGTGATGAGTGATGAAATTGTGCTGCCGGAAGGCGAGGCGTTTTTCCTCCATCCGGGCGAACTGGCGCTGGCGGTCACGCTGGAGTCGGTGACGCTGCCTGACGATCTGGTCGGCTGGCTGGACGGACGCTCTTCGCTGGCGCGTCTTGGGCTGATGGTGCACGTGACCGCGCACCGTATCGATCCGGGTTGGCAGGGCCGGATCGTGCTGGAGTTCTATAATTCAGGGAAATTGCCGCTGGCGCTGCGTCCGGGAATGCTTATCGGTGCGTTGAGCTTTGAGCCGCTTTCCGGCCCTGCTGCGCGTCCGTATAATCGTCGGGAAGATGCGAAATACAAAGGACAGCAGGGCGCGGTCGCCAGCCGTATCGATAAAGATTAA
- the yegD gene encoding molecular chaperone: MFIGFDYGTANCSVAVVEQGAPRLLKLEKDSPYLPSMLCGPTREAISEWLFRHHQVPTPEAENQALLRRAITFNREEDIEVTPGSVRFGLDALAQYMADPEEVWFVKSPKSFLGASGLKPQQIALFEDLVCAMMLHIRQTAEQQLDRSIEQAVIGRPVNFQGLGGEEANRQAQGILARAASRAGFRDVVFQFEPVAAGLDFEATLSEEKRVLVVDIGGGTTDCSMLLMGPQWHHSADRASSLLGHSGCRVGGNDLDIALAYKELMPLLGLGGETQKGIALPALPWWNAVAINDVPAQSEFYSSACRKLLLDLIRDARQPEKVQRLLKVWQQRLSYRLVRAAEESKIALSDRTEVEAALAFIEADLAKKEVDRTGLETAIAAPLDRIQEQVALALETSGTMPDMIYLTGGSARSPLLRQALQRQLPNIPLASGDDFGSVTAGLARWAQLVFA; encoded by the coding sequence GTGTTTATCGGTTTCGATTACGGAACGGCTAACTGTTCCGTAGCCGTGGTGGAGCAAGGCGCGCCACGGCTACTTAAACTGGAAAAGGATTCCCCTTATCTGCCCTCTATGCTGTGTGGTCCAACGCGTGAAGCGATCAGCGAGTGGCTGTTTCGCCACCACCAGGTGCCAACGCCAGAGGCGGAAAATCAGGCGCTGCTACGGCGCGCCATCACCTTCAACCGCGAAGAAGATATTGAGGTCACGCCCGGCAGCGTGCGTTTCGGCCTTGATGCGCTGGCGCAATACATGGCCGATCCTGAAGAGGTGTGGTTTGTTAAGTCGCCAAAATCTTTCCTCGGTGCCAGCGGTCTGAAGCCGCAGCAAATCGCTCTGTTTGAAGATCTGGTCTGCGCCATGATGCTGCATATCCGTCAGACCGCTGAGCAGCAGCTGGATCGTTCAATTGAACAGGCGGTAATCGGACGTCCGGTTAACTTTCAGGGGCTGGGTGGCGAAGAGGCTAACCGTCAGGCGCAGGGCATCCTCGCCCGCGCCGCCAGCCGCGCCGGTTTTCGTGATGTGGTGTTCCAGTTTGAACCGGTCGCCGCAGGACTGGATTTTGAAGCAACCCTGAGCGAGGAAAAACGGGTGCTGGTCGTCGATATCGGCGGCGGTACTACCGACTGTAGTATGTTGCTGATGGGTCCGCAGTGGCACCACAGCGCCGATCGTGCCAGTAGCCTGCTGGGCCACAGCGGCTGCCGCGTCGGTGGTAACGATCTTGATATCGCGCTGGCCTATAAAGAGCTGATGCCGCTGCTCGGTCTTGGCGGCGAAACGCAAAAAGGCATCGCCCTGCCTGCGCTGCCGTGGTGGAATGCGGTGGCGATTAACGACGTACCGGCACAGAGCGAGTTCTACTCCAGCGCCTGCCGCAAGCTGCTGCTGGATCTGATCCGCGATGCCCGCCAGCCGGAAAAAGTGCAGCGTCTGCTGAAAGTATGGCAGCAGCGTCTCAGCTATCGTCTGGTGCGGGCGGCGGAAGAGAGCAAAATTGCCCTGTCCGACCGGACGGAAGTGGAAGCGGCGCTGGCGTTTATCGAGGCGGATCTGGCAAAAAAAGAAGTGGACCGTACCGGGCTGGAGACGGCGATTGCCGCACCGCTGGATCGTATTCAGGAACAGGTTGCGCTGGCGCTGGAAACCAGCGGTACCATGCCAGATATGATCTATCTGACCGGCGGTAGCGCCCGCTCACCGCTGTTGCGCCAGGCGTTACAGCGGCAGTTACCGAATATTCCGCTGGCTTCCGGCGATGATTTCGGCTCCGTCACCGCCGGGCTGGCACGCTGGGCGCAGCTGGTTTTCGCCTGA